The Gymnogyps californianus isolate 813 chromosome 6, ASM1813914v2, whole genome shotgun sequence genomic interval GTAAGCAAGGgctttgtgcctcagtttttctttctgtgaaataagCCTTACATTTCACTTGGTTCTCCACTTCCCCATCCATAAAAACATGTTGCAAAACATTATCTATAAAGTCTGCTACATCCATCTTAGGAACTATGTCTGTAATATGAATGACCGGACTAGGGACTTCTCTGGCTAGCAGGTAAGTGGCACAGTGCAGACGGCATCCATGGTGCAGATGGCATCCACGCTCCAGCGCTGGCTGCCACGCAGCAGGGCAACCACCCCCGAATTCCTTGAGGGACACAGTCCCCGATGTGTTGCCCTGAACCCCTGCCTGAGCagtgcttgctggcagagcgtgcTGACAGTCAAATAGTATGGATGTTTACAAGTCAGTGCTCAAACTCGAAGGCAAAAATATCCTTAAGGTGCTgtcatgttttttttaaacaaatactaGTGTATGCGATTAAGATGCGTGTATGTGTAAAGCGATattaaaaagagcagaaagttacatcttaaaaataatatacctcatgtccttgttttttttcctcagaaatgaCTGTCCTTTCTTCAGATATTAGCATTCAGATTGTAGAGTCATTGAAGTCGGTGTGCAGAACTAGTTAATTTTTAAACGGAACTCcatttctctcccatttttAGACAGCAGTCAATACCTttaccaactttttttttcccttctgcagccGACGGGTAAGAGCAGCGTGGCCTTTGCTCCTCTGGATCTTACTGAAACACCAGAATCACTTAGTGACGCAGCCAGGGAGGGTCTGAAGTCACAGCGGgggtccccccccgccccgctctgTGAGCGGGACAAGCGGCCGCCGTGGCAACCGCGGTGCCCGGGGGGACCGGGCAGagcggccgggggcggcggcgcggagccgaGCCATGCCCAAGGGCAGGTGGTCCCACCCCAGCGAGCAGGGCGCCGGCGCCTGGGTGAGGGCCGGGCGGGAGCCTCCGTGTGCTCCGCGGGGCTTTTTTATCCTTAAACTCTCGAAAAAGCGCCGTGCTGAGAGTGACTTTGTCCTTTAGCCAGAAACGAGGTTTCCCGTTCCTGATGTTTATGAGGAAAAAGTGCCCTAGGTATTCAGAGGAAGTATGCTAAAGCAAACTctggcaggattttttttcctgttttccaacAGTGCTGGCGGTCTTTTAGTTTATATTTAGCCCTAGCTGATTATCTTCTGGAAAATGCCAGATGACGTTTGCCTCTGTTCTCGCCCTCAGAAGAAGTGCCACGGCCGCCGTCGGAGGCCTGGGGCTGGGACATCTTGGCATCCCAGGGCACTGCGACGCACGCCTGGCACAGGCTGTTCTTCAGTCCCTGAACCCCTGGGCCTAACATTTGGCTGAGCTGTTCCCCCAAAGTTTCGTGTTTTCAAACCTATGGTTGTACAACAGCGGGAGCagcgtggggaaaaaaaaaagacgttaTAGCATAAGTGGTTTTGCTAGGTGGATTATCGCTATATGAACAATTTTCGGAAAGTTCCTGGAGAAGTAATATTCTTGTCTGTTTTACTGATCTGCGTCATGAGGTCTTTATGGTAGGGATTGGCAGGGGGGCTCCTGATTTTTCCAGAGGCCGCTAGGTGCTGCTGCAatccaaataataaataaatgggaaaatacGATTTTGCCCACATTTCTGATGagatttatttgggtttttgttgttggctttctttttgAATGGGTCacaattttcattattttctagTTTGCTCATGTTGGAGTATGCCAGAGTCAACCTGGGTCAACTACAAGCTCTGCACTAAAACAGGTCCAGAACTCAGGAGCAGCTCAGTATGTTGAGGATAGATTGCCGGTAGCATACAGAACTCGGGAGCAGGTGAGTTACTGTGGCAATACAGTCAATTTACAGAGCTCCTTTTTGCAGGATATCACTTGCTAAGTTATAAGTAAGAGTAGCACTTACAGTAGTTAGCAAAGCAGTCATAGCGCACTGGCAGACTTTGTGCCTCAGGGAGTAAAATGATTGCTAGCTGTGCTAAGGAAGAAACATATTTCACTGTTACTCAGTTATAATTTTGGATACTCGAAGTCCTGCTGTAGTTACTGCTGATTTCCAGCATCGGttacttttcccttttattaGCTGCTATAGCTGTTTGAGACACATTTATGTGCCAGAATATATTATGATCGATCTCAGTCCAAAACCCATGTGTAAAGCCCTATAAGAACGTTTAATTGAAATTTTATGATCTGTTTTGAATTGAATGTGAGAATTCTGTATATTCAGgcaaaggattatttttttgatCATTAAAAAGTTAGAAGCTTCCCATTTGGAACATTTTTAAGGCTTGcttaaaaatgagaagatttGGGACAATTTTGGAAACCaccaaaatacagtattttaaaatcacgagtatttaaaatgttacaatttCTTAAGCACATTTTGATGTCCTTATTTTATCATCATACGGAGCTTTGCTTTACCCACCCACTTTGTGCACagaacattttctattttcattttctataagCATAGCAATTATATTGAGTTCATTTCACGGATTTTGCCATAATGAAGAGCAGAAATGGGCTAGGAAGGAATATTTAAAAGGGAAGCTTGGGGctagtgaaaagaaaaggagaagattATACTGTAACATGAGTATGCATTATGTTGATATTACGTATACCTTTCTGTGGAGCATCTGGCCTTAGCCACTGTCTGAAAAGGAGAACCAGGTTAGATGGACCTTTTATCAACACTAGTATGACTGTTCACCTGATGTTTTATGTCTTGTATTTACCAGCCCTTCACTGTTAAAAAGAATTAGTGGAATTCCTATCTGTCATAAATCAAGAATTAAAATGAGATCAGCAGTGAGAGTACAAAGATGCATTAAAGGCTAAAATGTGATGTCACAGGAACAATCTGAGGAAGTTTATGTGACACTTAAAAAGTGCTGGTGGAGTGTTGGAAGCTCACTGCATGTGAAGCTGGATCTCTCTAATCTCTTTGTATGAGGGAGCTCACTGGCTGAGagattaattaattttctcagaaatataGTACTGTTTAAGCTTATATTACCTCTTATTTCTTACTCCATGATAGTCCTATAATGATTctgtaatagattttttttttaaccattagTTAATATGGGGAACCCTTCCAAGAGATGATACTCAATATTTACCATCATGGTTTTCAATTGCCCTGCAGCATATAGACACTAGTAATAAACACTATTCCTAAAATGTTAAGATTGACGTGTAATTGCAGTAGGATATTTCAGTAAGTCTTACATTTTACTGACTTAGAAggtgcttatttttaaacacatatatGAGAATGTATCTGTTTAATTTGCTTCTCCATTGAACTACAGTCTGGTTGAATGTGTATGAGAAAACAAGTGAATGTGTGGCATGTACCTAAAAAAGGTAGAGAATCTGTCTAGTATACCAAATGCCCTAAGACATGATCGTGCAGCTGACTCCATGCAGGCAAATTTTGTATTTGGTGATTCTTCTTGCTGGATCAGGCCTCCAGTTACATTTATCATTAGAACTGATTCAGATTCACTTACtcttgaaacacattttttaaattgtgttacAGTAAAACTTGCTCTTCTGTTTGGAGGTGAATATCATAGttggaagatgaaaaatgtattccacaatgttaaaagtaaaaattattagagcatttacagaaaaaactaTAAAGTTCCCAACatgaagcaggaaaataatgcttGGGGAAGAACAGAGGCAGTCTAATAGTCCAGAAtagttttcagtgtttccatttttagctattttaataatattgcAATGATATataataaactttaaaaaaactaaatatgttaaattacttttaaaatagttcttttgcagttgtccttttttccttctaaaactCTAGTTTCATTTTAGAGACTGGATGAACATTATGTTAAAGAATGAGATAATAAATTAGTTATGCGATTAATACCTCCTCCACTTCCCCTGCAACAAGCAGTGTACATGACATTCAGTACATAAATCATAGATTAATTCAGTTTTGAGGTCCCTTTTGTAGTTCATTTTAATTAGCTTTAGGCTTACTAGTGAATCAAACAAGCCAATCCTGACATATATCTAGTATTTTGCTGCTTGCAGACAGAATGTATCATTTCTTATTTGAAAATTCACACTTTTACATTAATCATGTATATATTCAGCAAGTCAAGGGAACACAAATCCTTCTGATGAtttcgtttaaaaaaaaaaaaaaaaaaaacaatacagaGGGTCCATGTTACCCCTATAAAATTATGTGCAGTTGAAGATTTAACATTTGAATATGACTTCTGTTTTAGAACATAGGCTGCTGTAATTTCAGCATCTGTCAGAATATAAGAACTAAGACTAGTAGACTCCAAAACAAGGTAtgttaaaattcatatttttttgctataatttctttttttcagaaagcagtgaACAAcaatttcccattttcttctcatgacAACAGACACTGCCTACAGAATGTAGGAgagtattttgattttgtaagTACCCAGCACTGAGAAAAATCAAGCAAGTTCGTATCTCTCAGTCTGCCAGAGATTAAACACAGtatcttttctctcccctgcaaAAGTTATAGATGCTAAAAAttgtgagaagagaaaaatgtaaacagcaaagaaaaacacactttttatTAGTATAGGGATGGGACTCCTCTGGGGCTGGCACAGGTATAGAGCAGCACGCATGGTCATTGAGAGTAGCAGAATTCGAGGGGAACATTTTCTAGTGGTCCTGGTTTTTATGTCTTAACACGGTTTTGTACGCAGTTATACGTCCTATTAGTCTGCTAAAAGTGATTGGCCTTGTGATGAACTTTTGTAGGGGTTTCAGCCACTCATAATTCACAGTCCCACATATTTGGTTCAGACTCATCTTTATCGTAAGTTTGACCAAAATCCATAGGACACCCACAATATATCTCCAGAATGTATTATTTTCCAATCCACATCTCTTTATAATATACCTGTTTAAATGTATGTTGCAGAAGCCACAACTTTGAAGagaatttaaattgttttgggCTTTTCTGTATGTGCAACAGTTTcatgtttttccacttttcttaGATTGTTGACATCTTTCTaggcagcaaaagaaatagTGCAGTTCACAAGATAAtgagcagaggaggaagcagcgAATTGTATGATTGAAGGTTTTTCTGACTTTGGGCTCTCTTAGACCTAGATTTTTTTGGTATTCATTATTCACTGAGTAACCTCCATTTCTGTGCACTTTGTGCAGTGTCTCATAGTTTTAAAGATACCGATCAACCATCATTCCAAATAAATTTCCTGCAAGCTATGGAGTGTGAAAATCAGGCTGTCTCTCTGTGTTTGGACGCATAAGGGATAGCTTTGAAGATTCAGATTTCATGGTCTGTCTGAGTTTCTTCATTGCAGTCCAAACATAAAATTATTAACCTATTTCTTTGGGTTACTCTGAAGATTATTTTAGCTGAGTACAGCTAAATAGCCTTGAGTATATAGTATGCTACGGAAATGCAAAGTATAAGCCGTTTATTAGTACTAAGAGGTGGAAGGTCAACAGATTTCCCATTATATATGCAACCAGAAATGTTCATACAGGCAAGTCtgacaatattatttttaacttgctaAAGATCAGCCATGAGTTCTTGAAATCACTGTGGTAACAGCTTCGTTAGCTTCCCAGTGGGGTAGCGACTGTTACAAGATTCATCTGTGAAACTGTGATTGTAAGTCATATGCTtacatgaattttctttcaattttttttctagggtATGGGCCGGAGGAAGGTGGAACCAGAGAGACGGCAACAGAACTCACAAAACTTCTTCCAGTGGGCTCATGAATCAGTTCCTAGCAGCGAGGATGGCTTAACCATTTATCAGACATCATTTGTGAAAGATCAAAATACTGAGAGCCCATTTTGTAGGCGGTATCCAAAACACCACTCAGAAAAGTGTTGCACTTACAAACCCATTcctgagaatgaaaaaaacctgcagctaAACAAGTCatcttaattataaaaaaacctTTGTAGCACTGActtatcatcatcatcagagCCTTTTCTTGAGATCTGAACTACTTGTTACTTAAATGGATGACGAAATAAACATTTGTGTAAAGTGAATGTCGTAGTACAGTTGAGAGTTCATTGAAATCAACAATCATATGTTACTCTGAAGACATATGTTACTATAAAAATTTTAACGAAGAGGAGCATTATAAGGAAAAGCATGATTGtacatatttttagaaatacctCTATTAGGAGAACAGAGGTAGTGATTGTACTTGTGTTATTTGATACTGGTTGACCCTCATCTTCATACAAAAGCCCCTTCAACTTCATAATCAGTGGTATGACTGTACCTCAAGCAGCTGACAGCATCTGTGTTGACAGAAGTATGTAATGGAACTGGATCCTTGAGAGTTTACCACAACAGGGAGCCAAAACTGCGTGTTCAGGTAAGAGAGAAACTTTTCTGAAAGGTTTCATGGCTATGAAGGCAGGGTACTAGCCATTAGAGAAACTAGATAAAAAAGAGGCTGCGCATTAGATTGTTGTGCAAAATAACTAATGTTTGGTTGTAACACAACAGTTGTataagtaaagaaagaaaggatgttGTAAACGATGTTTGCATGCCTGTGTGTGCGGTCACAAAATCTGAGTGTACGTATGTATGCGTCATTTCTGGCagtaaggggggaaaaaagctcaagCTGAAGGTGGAAGGCTGCATGAAGGTTTGAGTTTGAGGTGGACTGGATCTGAAAAAAACTCAAGATTTTATAGTTACATGTCCCTAAGGAAGTGAATTCAGAACCAATCCTCCAAACACTCTGCTCCCAGAATACTTACTGGCTTTAGGATATGGAAGGCATTAGAGTCAGACCTCCAAATAATGTGTTTTCATCTTCTGGATCATTTCCATTaatatcaataaaataataaaccaaaCTGTGTGTCTTAAAATATACTAGAAATAAGCTTGTTGCTGTGCAAAATAATGTTGACTAAAAAAATCTAAGCTTAAGTTTATGGGATAATTTCCTTTGTTTACaagataaatggaaaaataaaccctCAACCCTTAGCATTCCTTGCATTGTAAGAGATGCCTTGAAAATGAGCTATGTTAAGAAAtgatttctgcctttcagtGAACAGAGATATCTTTTTGTATCAGCATGCAATGGCTGACCTTCTTGTGTGCCATCAAAATAGATTGTATTAGAATATTTCCCCAAATGTGTAGCAATTTTATTAGCACACGCTGAAATaataaactactttttttttaatgaagttccCCCTACTAAAGTTCTTGGGGTGCTGCACAATATgtagaaatgcaaaacattatTGAACAAtgtaaaaacagataaaaagccAAGTAACATAgtgttattaaaaagaattattttttctcaaagtAAAGACAGCCTGCCTGACAACTTGAGAGTCAGAATTTCCAGAGCGTTAGCCAACAATTTCGTCTCCAAACTGATTCAAAACTAAAGCGTGTGCCAATCACATGGTAAATGAAGTACCCCATGCTGTTTGGCATACTCAAGAGGGCAATCTTGGACCTCcatcagaaggaagaaacacaTTCTTGCTACATTAGTAATGTTTATCTGTGGCTTAGCATTACAACTGGATATGGTGAAATAAATTGCTGTAGTTTGTCACGCCTTAAAACACCAATAGAAAgattccagatttttttcccctctttttttttcttcacattttgactcaaacatggatttttttttttaaagtaactgtgGATTAATAGATGTTCTCAACTATATTGTGATAAAGATTCCAGAGGAGAAACTGGAGAGATCATGAAACCTCCatacaaactgaaatacactgTGCTGAGTTGAACAAAACAGGTGATTCCCACATATCTCATGCTCTGGCTGTGTTTCATGGGTAAATAACATGAGATACAAtacactgaatttcaaaatgaatgatAAGAGCCCCAGATAAATTCCAGAAAATTATATCCTTGCGTACTTTGGATAGAAACCATCAGTTCTGTTTAATCTTGTGGTAATAACGTCTCTGAGAAGAAGGCCCTGTTGagttaaaatacttttgcaatATGGCGTTTTTTTGCTTCTTGGGGGATggaagagaggggaggaaggctggTAACTCCTGTAACCATTTCCTAGTCAGTGCAGGAAAGTGCTCCCAGCTGGTAGTTAACTAGGATCAGATGGGCGTAGGTAGGCCCAGCAGAATGAGCGTACTATGGGTTAACTCAGCCAAATACTATTCTGGAGAAGTAGAGGTTATGCTCTAGGTGGTGCTGATAAAGATGGACTTTTTTGTAccttgtttcattaaaaaaacaaaaaaaatccaaaaaaccaaGTTAATTTGTTGCGAAATTTCCTTGAAGAGTATTATCAACAATTTGAACACAGCCAAAACCTCTTTACAGAAACAACAGGCTTCGTACTATAATCCTTTTGAATGAGCAGGTATCGttgccttctgttttttctcctgagcCTACATCAATTTAGAGACTGTCTACACAGCTTTCTTAAGAAGTCTCTTCTGTGTTAATTTAGAAGTGTTTTCAGTATGTTAGCTAAACTCACAGAACTCTGGCAAAATTGattagaaaaattaaaccaagGGGCTGGGCAGATGGCTGCAAGTTCCGTTGGTTTAATGAGTTGCTACTCATCAGCTGAACCCCACAACAGGCTAAGGTTGGTGATTAAGATGGCTGAGCTGAAGAGTAGCAACTTTGTCACTTGACTTTCCATGCCCTGGTTGAAGACAGCTTGCTTCTCGGGTTCCATTGGTTCAGTTCCATTGGAATACAGTCTTATCCTTGTGTCTGCATGGTTATGTCCACTTGTTTaaagtgtgtttgtttttttttttcctgccctggTTGCTGATAACTAGATCTGAGAAAATGGTCTCACTCAAAGCTGCTGTCTCTTGGACCATGTGGCCTCCTGGTAAGCTAGATGTCagcttttaaagctgtttcatttATGAAATGTTGTGAcctgtgaaatgcttttaataGTCGTTTTGACCCTGATAGACAAACTATTGATCTTGTATGATAGCAGATTGGTCTTGGTACAATAGGAAGCAAGATTTaagttttgccttttgtttaCTTGGTGTCTAAAGAAGCTTAAAGAGATTCTTAAAGCCTGAACTGCCTGGCCTGTGGGGAGGGTTGGGTGGAAGTGGGAGTGCTGCTGCTCATGGAGCTAGTAATTCAACGGGGATGCAGCAGCTTGACTTCCAAGTCATCTGCTGCTAATCTAATCACTCTGTGTTCATAATCAAATCACTCTGTGTAGCTGAAATGTTGTTTCTTAGCATGTACTCTCAAGGTTAGTCTGAGTGAAGTAACTTGATATAAATGTTGCACTGAAGATGagcccttttccttccctgggcTACACAGTTCCACAGTAGCAATACTGTTGGAGATCTATCTAAACCCAAAACTCGTGCTGATTTGTTTACAGTGATACAGTTCAAGTGTGGATAATATTAAGCTTCTATAAATGTTCTTATACTGGTTTAACTTCTCCCTAGCTGAGCAAAATATTGGTATAACTGTGATGGTGCTAATGTTGAACTGAAAGTATAGACCTGTATCTAATAGAAATGTTCGTGTTGATACAGTGGCCATGCTGGttgacaagaaataaaatttctgaaattaagtAGAAACTTTGGATTAGGCATCGCTATCTTTAAATCACAgtctgcaaactttttttttaattattccttaACCTCccccctgctgctgctacaTTATCTAATGAGCAGTAGATGGCAAGTACAGAGACCCATTCCACTCTGGAGTGGGAAAGGACTATATAAAGCTGCCTCATCCcaaatttcttgttttatgCCTGCCTCCCCaacaaagtaataaaataacaagCTGTTAAAACATTATCTCTGGAATATCTAATTAAAGGGAAGTCTATTCAACAGGGAAGTAATCCTAACTGACCTTAATTTGGATGTATGGCAATAGGGGGTGTGAGTGAACCATTAAAGCACCCAATTTATGATTCAGGCAGGCAGCTGTATAGCATTTATGAAAAGCACATTATCAGCTTGCTCTTGTGTCTGATCACGGTTTGTTATACTTCAGTATATTTACCTGAAAGTGAAGTATCTCAAATGATCATTTCTTAAATGTGGTGTACAGAAAGACATGTAGTTTGAAATAGGTAAGTTTCAGCCAAATAGAATCAAAGAAGTGCTGCTCGGAGGAGACCTCTGGGACATGTCTgttccagctccctgctcaggCCAGACCCTTGTCAGCACAGGATCGGCTCAGCTGTGGCTTTGTTGATCTGAGTCTAGAAAGCCTCCAAAGAGGGAGTTTGCACAACCTCACCAGGTGACCTGTTCCAGCACTACAGTGCAGTGCTAGAGAACAgtattttcctaatatccaTCCCGAACCTCCCAGTCTGTTCTCTGTGACCGCTGCCTCTTAGTGTATCATCGGGCACTACCAAAAAGTTTGGCTGCATCACCTTTGTAACTGTTCCTCAAGTAGTGACAGGCTGGTCTTAGCCTCATCTTCACCAGACCAAACAGACCCAttttcctcagcctctcctcacaagTCATGTGCCTCTGACCATCTTACTTTTTGCTGGATCCTGTCCTATTTCTCTGCAGCCCAAAGTTGGTCACAGTATTCCAGGTTCAGCCTACAATACTGAGGGAATAATAACATCTCTCAGCCTGCTCATGGGAAGTGATTCTCAAAACCTTAATCTCTCCTGAAGCCAAGGGATTGAAATCATCCGTTTGGACAGTCTGTAAAacagggtttaaaaaaaaaaaagctgagtgagcttgcattttctccttctttctgaGGTTATGCAGCTAATTCTGTATGTAGCAGAAGTGGAAACTGTAGAATTCACAGAGACTATATATATTTGAATTCCTGTTAATCTGGTGGCAGATGCTAGAGATACCCAAGTCCCAGAAGTCTTCCATGGGTGCTTAAAATGCTACTTCTGGACAAGTCTAAAGTGCCTTAGTCTTGACAGCACCAAGCTCAAACCCGTATTTGGGGAAAAGATCCACAAATTAATTATTCTCATGTCACCACTGTGCTTTAAATTGGGAGAATGCTCAAAGATATCAGTTTCTTCAGAGGGTACATGAAGAGCAGCTATTATCATGTCTGTGTGCAAGAGCTTAATTATTACAACACCCATTTGAAATAGGTTCTATTCCTTCCTCTGTTCTTGCATTGTTTCAGGGAGAGAGTTATGGCTTATTATACAGCGGTGCAAGTTTTCTCTACTTGGCTCTTCCTGAAGCTGTCTCATGTGCATGGAATATTTAGATGTTCATTAAATCAGCAAGAGAAAGTTCACATGTATACATGAGTGAGCATGATGATCTAGCCCAGGTGATAGGACACCCACCAGAgagagggggctgcctgggtTGGGGTCCTTGTATGGCTTTTAAATTTGAAGTAAACATTAATTGAAGCAAGGACTGGAACTCAGGTCTGCCTGCTCACAGATGAGTGCCCAGACCACTGAACTAGAGAAAACCCTGTGCTTTCTTTCAAGCTCAATGTTTTAACTCTTTCATACACAATGTAGCAGCTCTGGCAGAAGAGGTATAGAGTGGTCTTTTCTCCAGACTTCTCCAGACTACCTGAACCAGttcagaaaatcagaagaaTCT includes:
- the TEX36 gene encoding testis-expressed protein 36, which translates into the protein MTGLGTSLASSGGPPPPRSVSGTSGRRGNRGARGDRAERPGAAARSRAMPKGRWSHPSEQGAGAWFAHVGVCQSQPGSTTSSALKQVQNSGAAQYVEDRLPVAYRTREQKAVNNNFPFSSHDNRHCLQNVGEYFDFGMGRRKVEPERRQQNSQNFFQWAHESVPSSEDGLTIYQTSFVKDQNTESPFCRRYPKHHSEKCCTYKPIPENEKNLQLNKSS